In Nonomuraea sp. NBC_00507, the following are encoded in one genomic region:
- a CDS encoding DUF7455 domain-containing protein: MTGALAPVKPLTALDRCDRCGAQAYIRATLPIGGELLFCAHHGRQHIAALREKGADILDESARLSKTDSIAPNDER; this comes from the coding sequence GTGACTGGAGCTCTCGCCCCCGTTAAGCCGCTGACGGCCCTCGACCGCTGCGACCGCTGCGGTGCCCAGGCCTACATTCGCGCGACCCTGCCCATAGGCGGGGAGCTGCTGTTCTGCGCCCACCACGGGCGTCAGCACATTGCGGCGCTGCGCGAAAAGGGCGCCGACATCCTGGACGAGTCGGCTCGACTCAGCAAGACCGATTCAATTGCCCCCAACGACGAGCGCTGA
- a CDS encoding DNA gyrase/topoisomerase IV subunit B yields the protein MTLVEAGYTARHLSVLEGLEAVRKRPGMYIGSTDSRGLMHCLWEIVDNGVDEALAGHCDRIEVELYPDGSIEVRDNGRGIPVDNEPKTGLAGVELVFTKLHAGGKFGGGSYGASGGLHGVGASVVNALSARLDVEVDKDGRVHEISFRRGVTGIFDGDGPTAKFKKKSGLRVGATLPRKVTGTRVRFWADKQIFLPEAEVSMDEIHVRLRQTAFLVPGLTLAVYDSRHEERVEEEFRFDGGISEFTEFLARDEPVCDVLRLQGVGHFHETVPVLDDQGHMTPTEVQRELTVDVAVRWGKGYESTVRSFVNVIATPKGGTHLSGFERGLVRTVNELLRETRLLKNGDDPVTKDDISEGLTGVVTVRVPEPQFEGQTKEVLGTSAATRIVSHVVSRELKEIFTNPPRGYKQPLRAVLEKIVAAAKARIAAREHRDNQRRKSALESSALPAKLVDCRSEGVDRSELFIVEGDSALGTAKLARDSEFQALLPIRGKILNVQKASVSDMLKNAECAAIIQVVGAGSGRSFDIEAARYGKVILMADADVDGAHIRTLLLTLFHRYMRPMLEAGRVFAAVPPLHRIELTNPGKGKEKYIYCYSDAELQRVLRDLERRGKRWKDPVQRYKGLGEMDADQLAETTMDPRHRILRRVRIEDAEGAEGIFNLLMGSDVAPRREFIVNSAAEVDRDHIDA from the coding sequence GTGACGCTAGTGGAGGCGGGTTACACGGCTCGTCACCTGTCGGTGCTTGAGGGCCTCGAGGCCGTCCGCAAGCGCCCGGGGATGTACATCGGGTCCACCGACAGCCGCGGGCTCATGCACTGCCTCTGGGAGATCGTGGACAACGGCGTCGACGAGGCGCTGGCGGGGCACTGCGACCGGATCGAGGTCGAGCTCTACCCCGACGGCTCCATCGAGGTGCGCGACAACGGCCGCGGCATCCCGGTCGACAACGAGCCCAAGACCGGCCTGGCCGGTGTGGAGCTCGTCTTCACCAAGCTGCACGCGGGCGGCAAGTTCGGCGGCGGCTCCTATGGCGCCTCCGGCGGCCTGCACGGTGTGGGCGCGTCCGTGGTCAACGCCCTGTCGGCGAGGCTCGACGTCGAGGTGGACAAGGACGGGCGCGTTCACGAGATCAGTTTCCGCCGCGGCGTCACCGGGATCTTCGATGGTGATGGGCCGACGGCGAAGTTCAAGAAGAAGTCCGGGCTGCGGGTTGGCGCCACGCTCCCGCGCAAGGTCACCGGCACCCGGGTGCGCTTCTGGGCCGACAAGCAGATCTTCCTGCCCGAGGCCGAGGTCTCGATGGACGAGATCCACGTGCGCCTGCGGCAGACCGCGTTCCTGGTGCCCGGGCTGACCCTGGCCGTCTACGACAGCAGGCACGAGGAGCGCGTGGAGGAGGAGTTCCGCTTCGACGGCGGCATCTCCGAGTTCACCGAGTTCCTGGCCCGTGACGAGCCCGTCTGCGACGTGCTGCGGCTGCAGGGCGTGGGCCACTTCCACGAGACCGTGCCGGTCCTCGACGACCAGGGCCACATGACGCCCACCGAGGTGCAGCGCGAGCTGACCGTGGACGTGGCGGTCCGCTGGGGCAAGGGCTACGAGTCCACCGTGCGGTCGTTCGTCAACGTGATCGCCACCCCCAAGGGCGGCACCCACCTGAGCGGATTCGAGCGTGGCCTGGTGCGCACGGTCAACGAGCTGCTGCGCGAGACCCGCCTGCTGAAAAACGGCGACGACCCCGTCACCAAGGACGACATCTCCGAAGGCCTGACCGGCGTGGTCACGGTCAGGGTGCCCGAGCCGCAGTTCGAGGGCCAGACCAAGGAGGTGCTGGGCACCTCCGCGGCCACCCGCATCGTCTCCCACGTCGTCTCGCGCGAGCTCAAGGAAATCTTCACCAACCCGCCGCGCGGCTACAAGCAGCCGCTGCGAGCCGTTCTGGAGAAGATCGTCGCCGCCGCCAAGGCCCGCATCGCCGCCCGCGAGCACCGCGACAACCAGCGGCGCAAGAGTGCGCTGGAAAGCTCCGCGCTCCCCGCCAAGCTCGTCGACTGCCGCAGTGAAGGCGTGGACCGCAGCGAGCTGTTCATCGTCGAGGGCGACTCGGCGCTGGGCACCGCCAAGCTGGCCCGCGACTCGGAGTTCCAGGCGCTGCTGCCGATCCGGGGCAAGATCCTCAACGTGCAGAAGGCGTCCGTGAGCGACATGCTCAAAAACGCCGAATGCGCCGCCATCATCCAGGTGGTCGGCGCCGGCTCCGGGCGCTCGTTCGACATCGAGGCGGCCCGCTACGGCAAGGTCATCCTCATGGCCGACGCCGACGTGGACGGCGCCCACATCCGCACCCTGCTGCTGACGCTCTTCCACCGCTACATGCGGCCGATGCTGGAGGCCGGGCGGGTGTTCGCGGCGGTGCCGCCGCTGCACCGCATCGAGCTCACCAACCCCGGCAAGGGCAAGGAGAAATACATCTACTGCTACTCCGACGCCGAGCTGCAGCGGGTGCTGCGGGACCTGGAGCGGCGCGGCAAGCGGTGGAAGGACCCTGTGCAGCGCTACAAGGGTCTGGGCGAGATGGACGCCGACCAGCTGGCCGAGACCACGATGGACCCGCGGCACCGGATCCTGCGCCGGGTGCGCATCGAGGACGCCGAGGGCGCCGAGGGCATCTTCAACTTGCTCATGGGGAGCGATGTGGCGCCGCGGCGGGAGTTCATCGTCAACAGCGCCGCCGAGGTCGACCGCGACCACATCGACGCCTAG
- a CDS encoding beta-class carbonic anhydrase — protein MSAFDDLYAANAKFAKDFGSSELTGRAARGLAVVTCMDSRIDPLGLLGLQAGDAKILRNAGARVTDDVLRTLVLAVYLLGVERVLVMPHTDCGMAKVTDADVHALTSERGVDTRSLEFHTVPDQYEALRHDLTRIRTSPFLPADMPVAGAIYDVRTGRLTASEF, from the coding sequence ATGAGTGCGTTCGACGACCTGTATGCCGCCAACGCTAAGTTTGCGAAAGACTTCGGGAGCTCCGAGCTCACCGGCCGGGCAGCCCGCGGGCTGGCCGTCGTGACCTGCATGGACTCGCGCATCGACCCGCTCGGCCTGCTCGGGTTGCAGGCGGGCGACGCCAAGATTCTCCGCAACGCCGGCGCCCGCGTGACCGATGACGTGCTGCGGACGCTGGTGCTGGCCGTTTACCTGCTCGGAGTCGAGCGCGTGCTGGTGATGCCGCACACCGACTGCGGCATGGCCAAGGTGACGGACGCGGACGTGCACGCCCTCACCAGCGAGCGCGGGGTGGATACCCGCAGCCTGGAGTTTCATACGGTGCCCGACCAGTACGAGGCGCTGCGCCACGATCTGACCCGTATCCGCACCAGCCCGTTCCTGCCCGCGGACATGCCGGTGGCCGGTGCGATCTACGACGTCCGGACGGGCCGCCTGACCGCGTCCGAGTTCTGA